The DNA sequence taatcctaagatgggtgacccgctaggaagttctcgtgtgagtttctagaaacaaaaccgtgaaggcgtggtcaAGGCCCAaatcggacaatatcgtgctacggcggagttgagcccgagatgtggtggggacCCGGACCAGAATGTGACACGCTCGATCTAGAAAAATGGCTAGCGTCTTGGGGTGGTGGACTGGCGACATTGGACAAGAAATATGCAAAAATTGGTTAACCAAAACCGACTGAATACCGAAACTTTTTTAGCTTTCTCGAATTTTCGTTAACCGAAAAAATCAGTTCgattttctattaattttccctttactgaaattattatttcaatttttttgtttggattaaGTCCCTAGTCCTAATTACACAATTTCATGTGGACAAAACAAATGCTATGGTTGGGCTATCGCCATATTGAAGCCCCAGTTCATCCAAAGCTTTAACATAAGATTTCATTTATCAACTGTTTTCATTGTCGACTTCCATTGCCATATAGGATTCACAGAATCACAACCTTTCCCCATATGTAGCCCTCCTTCTTGATAAGACCTAAATCAACCTTGACTCTAATTACAAGAAACTTCAACTTTTATTGAACAAGAAAAATAGATGCAAATTCTTTCACTAATGAGCAAAGTTACAATGGATAGCTATAAAGCTTATCTCTCAGCTCATCCAACCGATTGACGACAAACAACTAACCACGATTTACAATAACCCAACTAACAACTAACTAAGGttacaaatttcacaaatttcacAAATGATTGACCCACAGTAAGGAAAATACAAGTAAAAGTATCTGCTATTGACGGACCAATAGAAGAATGCCACCTGGCATCCAAACACTCTTTGAGTTCATTCTTTCTTTATACTGTATGAGGCTGGCATATACATAACTCGATTTTATTTATAGAAaactaaattttaatatttcaataagatgaagtttagtaaaatgtcttatacaagattaaaaatttattttagttcATAGACTCTATTTAATGTCAGCGTATGTATTGAAtgtctctcttttttatttataattttatgaaaatattataaatttcaattcttaatatggtaagtattttatataagaaaatattttcgtaCAGATTTTTCggtacacttatgtttttgcatattttcttatgtgtcactaattcattacaatatatttaggtacgaaTATTTCGGTACACTAGGTTAGTATATTATGTTTAGGTACAGACATTTCagtacactagtttagtataatatatttaggtaccgaTATTTtggtacactagtttagtatcatatatttaggtactgaatttttcggtacacttatgtttttgcatattatcttatgtgccactaattcactacaatatatttagctacagacatttcggtacactaatttagtaaaatatattatgatacggAAGTTTAAGTACACTAATTAGAAGaagtaaaattaaattaatgaattaaaatgtgtataataataaatttaaattttagagCGCATTTATGTAAGGGTAATGTGACTCAAAAAAGGGAATTAAATTCCGATTACAGATTACTCTGGTGTTTACTAAATACTGGGGAATCAATAGTGTGGTGGACCCCACCTGAaattggaggagtgggattccCTGGATAGATGAGGTATTTGAATTCCAGCCTCCATGAGGGTGAAGGAATCAGGAATGCATATGCCGAAGAGAAGAAACTACAATTTGAGCAAGAAAATTTAAGTATTAAAGTAAatacttaaatttataaaaataaataaacaaaagcattttaatctgtctatgaaataaaaaagcaatttaattttttttcttactattatatattatatcaaattttattaaaaaaattatataaaatatttgatttgggatAAGGGTATTTGAGTAATCATACTAGTTTATATTCCGATTATGTTGAATTAACAAACAATTTTATGAAATTAGTGTAATTTCTATTTCAATTCCagaacatttaagtaaacagTTTAAAGAAGAATCTGATTCTGACTTCTCTTTATTCCaactcctcctcaattcaattcctcataTTTTCATTGCGGTTATGTAAACACGCCATTAATGTAATGACATTAAATAAGATATctataaaatattaaaacaaaaatataatataaatttgaattaaatACACATTAgaggactaaaatcaatattcaATCTACCAACagatttttattgaattttaatcTCCTTGAAGGCCGAAAGTTAAAAAACCCCTTTTATTTATAACTCAATCTCTGGGAATGGCTCTCTTGTCTTTCCTTCATGATTGCGAGTGATCTTTATCAATTTCTGAATGTTGTTTGAtcttttaacttcaattttctATGCCGTTTCCTTTCGAATCTGTATGGTCTCCgttcttttccaaatctttaTGACCACCGTTGTTGTTTTGTGAATCTGTATAGCCTCCTCTGTTCTCTTTCGATTCTATTTGCCCTCCCCATTTCCTTATCCTGTCTTCAGCTATGGATGCCTGCAATATAATTACAAATTACTCTCAACTTATGTTTTTATTACTGGACAGACCAGAATATTCGATCAACCTCCATAGTTACCTCTTTGTTCCAGCTGGTTTTACAAATCATCGAAAAAAGGATACAAGTTTGAAGGACTGTCCCCAACAGCATTCCAGTCCAAATACCCTGGAAATTATCAATATATATTTACCTTACCACTTGAAATATAAAAACTAGAATGGAAGCAGCTGTTGGTTAGGTCAGTTTGCGAAAACTCACCTTAACACCCCCGTGAAGCTTGTAACCCATGATTAGGCCCAAGGGAACCCCAAATACATAGTAGCATACTATGTTCACATAACCCACTACAGCTTGCCATCCTGCTCCAATGGCAACCCCGGAGAGAACTGGTTGAATGCTGTTTATAACAATGCAGGTCGCCAGCAATGGGGTGAGATGCTTCACGAGAGCTTTCACCGCCAGATCGCTTGAAAACAAAGACGGATATATGTCCCGGGTGATGATGAGTGCTAGTGAGAGAGCAACGCCAATAAAAAACGAAGTCACCACGGCCACTACTAACGAGAACTTTGCCGTTCTTGGGTGAGCTGCGCCTAGTTCATTAGACACTCTCACACTACAAAGTGATAAAGATTGCATTTCATATTaagattttttatgttttttttaaagttaggAAGATCGGTTTGATATGTATTTAGTGTGGATGTGGGACTGAACGACTGACCTTATAGCTGTGGTCATGCCAAGAGCTGCCATGAACGTCCATCCGAATATGTTCAAACTGCATAATTAATGTGTTAGAATTCCTCTGTTCCACATCACCCAGAAGGTTTGAGAATAAGtcctttaaatagaattacccactctaactaacactgatgccttttgtattaaaaccccacacctaacGGATTGAGCAGGTGGTCAAGTGgagacagtatcggtgttgttagagTGGGCCCATGACCCGTCTACCTGAAATTTtaaatggtatcaaagccaggGGACGGGCCGTACTGCCACATGAACGAGTGGGTCCCCTTTGACCCTGCGTGAATGGGTGAGCCCCAACTTAGCTCCACGTAAGCCAAGAGATGCCATGTGAATGGGTGGGTCCTCATTCCCCGCTCGAATGGGTGAGCACCGGCTTGGCTCCACATGGTTGCTGATGTGTGGAACTTTAAGTGTGACCCATAAAATGGGGTCTCACGTGTGGGGGAGTGTTAGAATTCCTTTGTCCCATATCGGCCAAaaggcttgagaacaagccttttaaatagaattaccccactctaccTGAAATTTTAGATGGTATCAAAGCCAGGGGACGGGCCGTACTGCCACATGAACGAGTGGGTCCCCTTTGACCCTGCGTGAATGGGTGAGCCCCAACTTGACTCCACGTAAGCCAAGAGATGCCATGTGAATGGATGGGTCCTCATTCCCCACTCGAATGGGTGAGCCCCGGCTTGGCTCCACatggttgccgatgtgtggaaCTTCAAGTGTGACCCATAAAATGGGGTCTCACGTGTGGGGGAGTGTTAGAATTCCTTTGTCCCATATCGGCCAAaaggcttgagaacaagccttttaaatagaattaccccactctaactaacatcgagactttttgtattaaaaccccacaccttaCGAATTTAGGGGAGACTTTTTGTATTAAAGCCCCACACCTGACAGATTGAGCAGGTGACcaagtggggacaatatcggtgttgttggagtgggtcCATGGCCCGTCTACTTGAAATTTAAGATAATGAACAACGTATATACCAAAATGAAAcatttggccaaaaaaaaaaacctgaagaaatattaaaacaaaaaagaaatatgtTTATGCACCAAGTCCTTTTCACCACATTTCGGTTGAGCCAATATAACTTTTTAGCGCTCACGACTCACTGATTGGGCTAGGGAAAGAGGATTTGGATtcataacttctttagatcTCTCATTTTCTAGAATATGCACTTGCTTAAAGAATTTACATAATGCTTACAATATGCAGGTCCTAATTGGGATTTTTTGCTGGTGGTTGGTCCATGATCTATTTCTAAGAGTCTCAGTACGGGGTGATTTCAAACTGATGGAATCGAGAGCATGATCTCCGATTCTAATCTGTTAAATTTCTGAAACAAAATTTCTTTCTAATTGTGAATTAATCAAAATCTTTGGAGTTCTCGGAATTTTTGGAGTTGGTGTTATCTCAAAAGTTTCAAAACATAGTTCAAGATTTCTATATTTTTACCATATATGCTATGCAAACAAGGCTTGCCAATGTGTCTTAAAACTAACCCGAATGCGTAACAAAATAGCAGAAGAAGAAACTACTCACCATATGGACATGCCATCCACAGAAACCCTCGCATTCTTCAGATACCCAGCAAAAAGAACTAGTGCCATAAAGTACCAACATTCCAAACTGCACAagatttaacaaaataaaatcaaatgagCTTATTCAATTTGTAAAACCCTTGAATATaaattaggggtgtgctatccacacactccattttacttctcacacaccccttgataatttctgtccgttgattttcttcaattcatctaatccgacggccgaaaattaaaaaaatgtgtgagaagtaaaatggagtgTGTGGATATTACACCCCTATAAATTATACCACAAATTATTACTTTTAGGGTTgattacatatataatatagtaTCATGAATAAAATTTGTGCAAAAGCTTTACATTATTCCTGAAAGAGCATTTAACTTTGGAAATAATATTTTGCATACAAATAATGGAAACAACATTTCTTTACCAAACAAAAAGAGCAATTGGACAAGAATCTATATGCAATGTTTTTGATATattcctttatatatatatagattctATATTCAATGTAATACCAAAAAGACAAAAGTCAATTTGACACTAAACACGTATAGCTTAAGCCATAATGTTACGTCAATCATGATCTCAACCTTTGACTAACAACTTTATATGAGATTTGCAGATGTAAGTATAATCAAGTTAGTTAGAGCAGTGCATATTTTTTGCATTTTAAATTTGAATTACCCTCATAATAACAAACTTATTACGAACCGTCTATTTATTTGCTATAATTGATTGACTAAACAACTTcggttttaattgattttttgtagaAATAATCTTTACATAGTGAGTATATAATGAACAATTTTGATCATATctcctttattttttatgaaaaattaatatatctcagcattttgaaataattgtcaaaaataatttagaaTTGAATTTAGCTAGTCTACCAGAGCATGATTCCAGAAGCCATAGACAACTTAACAAAATCCCAAAGATTATGAAAGGCCTTCCACGAGAACCCAGCCCAAGCTCGACCACATGTCCCAGAAAATATATAAACCAACTGAGCCAAAACTATGAACCACCAGGACGTGTTGAGCACGACGGCGGCGCCCACCAGTCCCCACCCGAGTTTGAGCGTCAAAAGCCAGCTGAACAACGTGTGCAAGACCAAAGCCACTGCGGATATCGCTGCCATGACCATGATCTTGCTCTGCGACTGCAAGAACTTGGCTAGCGGGAAGTTCATGGCGTAGGCGAACAGTTGTGGTATCATCCATATCGCGAACTGTCCCGCCGCCTTCGATATGTCATCGGGCTGCCCTATCATTTTGAGTAGTTGCTCTGCAAAAATGTAAAGAAAGGAGAGCAGTACGGCGGTGGCGTTGAGGATCACCCACGACCTCTGCATGTAGATTCCTAACATGTCCAGCTGCCCTGCTCCGAACGCTTGCCCGCACAACGTTTCAAGCGCACTCCCCATGCCATACTTcaataaaatttcaatataCAAGTCAATatgttttttaataaaaaaaaatagatgcaAACTTAAGATAATTTTACACGACGGTAATGGTAGGGAGACCTTTAAAACCAAATGAATGGtagttgatgattagattactACTCAActattgattaacgtgtttgtttttttattggtgacatcaaatttggtttagaaatttagtttaaaaagttggtcTCCTTAGCAGTATCCTAACGTTATATTGTAAATTTATCATATTTGGTATGTGACTAGTATTTTATAAGTATATATTCAACAAAATAGAAGGAAtatgagaattgttattagcattttaaaaatctcattctacactctacaagtgtattttactttttaatcaTAGAAAGTATGAAgtgtaaaataattttttttgaatgccaataaatataaaatatattttttgaagtgttaataacaattccaAATAAATGTATATATGTTGATTATGGTATAATGGATGCATGGTGAGGGTACGAACCATAAAACCGAAAGAGAAACCGGCTATGACAGAGTTTTCGACAGATACGGTGGCAAGCTCTAAGGTGCCCACATGGCCGGCGAAGATCTGTGTGATGGCGCCTATGGAATATTGgctaagggaagtgaagatggcTGGGCCAGCAAGGTACCATAGCTTTTTGGTTTCTTTGTAGAACTGGCGGGAGAAGCCGCGGAAGCTGACGATGGGAGGGATGTCGCCGGCATGCACCACCACCGGATCATCCTCTTGGACAATTGCCATCCGGGATGTTGTCGGCATGCACAGACACCACCACCTGCCTAAtatcatattataatatatgcTAGCTTAAGCTCTATATATATTGTTGGAATCAAATTCGGCGTCCCACATATATAAAATCTTTGAGTGATGTTGCTTAGTCTTAATCACTGGCGGAGCCAAAGCTAAACCGTAAGTTTTAGGAAATGATTTCGTAGAAGAATAATACTTGTGGCCCTCCCACAAGATATAAAAGGTTGGGGATATGTACTCTTCGTATTTGGTTTACATCTCTATACAATACAGGCGCTTGTGGGCATTAGAAACGTGACTTTGAACTAACTTATTTGCCTGAATGAAAGAATTGGAATTCATtgcttatatattttctttcttgtgttttatccaatatgaaggttttttttcGTTTGCATAAGATATGAGTTTGTGAAagatgtttacaacaaaatttTTTGGAGGCGGATTTGTCGCATTgcttttttatataatattttttacCCATATATTTGGGGGGCCAGTTAGTATTGTATTTCAACAATCCAGACTGTCTACCTTTTAGGTCTTTCCTCCAAGACCATGTCTaccaaaaatcattcaaatctaAAATTATATGACCATTGGATTAAGTGTTTATTGTTTCTTTGTAAAGTTGTATCCGcctattttcttcactacaaaatGTCtaaatggttttggatttgtctaattttaggatgatctatgaatgatgttCTAAAAAATGGACGGTTCCAATCATTAAATATATTACGGAATGAACTCCAAACGTGTGttaaaaattgtgtaaaaaaattGGTGCCACATATCTACCTCCAAACTTTGGTTAATTTCAGATGCAATCTTTATTTTGTTACATGATTAAAAATATAATCATTTTCTGTCTTTCAAATTTTTACCATACATTTTTAAGGTTaatgatttgttttttgtttctatGTTGGCCCTCCCACACATAAATTCATGACTCCTCTCCTTCCTTGAGACTTGGAAGCTTCTCCCTCAAATATAGCCCAGATGGTCATAGTAAGGTAAAATCAACAACCACAAACAACTAGATTTAGTTAAGCCCGGTAGTGTTTTTAATTGGTTAGACAATGTTAGAGTTTGACTCTCGTAAATGAGATAACCAAATATACATTTGTTTGTAATTAAGTATGGTACTTAACTGCATTTGTGGGTGAGTGTATCTCTGTTATATAGAACAACAAGTAGGGTTTGGAACAATTAAATTATGACTAGTTCTGGCATTGATCGGCCAATGTAATAGAAATGCTATATGCTGCTGGGGGATCATATTCTCTCTGTCAGCCCTTATGGTTAGACGGAATCATATACTGTCATTCTATTTGCATTTGTGGAGCATGTAGTGCGAAGAAGATCAGATGCTctgttgaaatttgaaaatatgtcAGTGCCAAGTGGTTTTGAAAGCAATCTATTTGTTTGTATGACCCCGTTCTGCTAAAAATCATGTCTACCGTGGTCTAGGTTTCGCTTAAGTGCTAAATAGCTGGCCACCGTTTCGATTAGTCCTTAAACGTTTGAAACTAAGAAAGTGTGACTAGATCCGCTTAGACGTCTGCCTAGCCCGTATGGGCACCCACCTAGCCCGCCTAACCCGCTTAAACTTGCCTAGGTCGTGACTATTAGTTCGacaaaaaatttgaactttcattttatattttatttcgtCAATTATAAAATGTAAGATACTTGTTGGATATTTGGATGAGCACTCATTATATGCTtcttccccatgttttcaatatgttctaatactttataatctatatgtcattttattttgcaatttatgtgtatcataatacaattatgtgttttttaagtataactaggtatacacacacacacacacacacacacacacacacatatataataataaatttacttaaattcgtCTAGTCCGTACCCTAATTCGCCATCCGACTAGCGCCTAATATCTTTtaaggaggtggattgtctgccttcccatttccatactctcCCCATCCCCTCCtttttgtgtggttacggttaagccatgtcaacattttatattcctattgctttttgttttattatttttataaaaaattaatataaaatattgacgtggcttaatcgtgaccacacatAACAAGATAGCATgagaagagtatggaaatgggagggcagacaatccacctccaccttaccaaaatcacaaaagaccATGCAGAAACGAAAAATATTGTCAAAAAAATCACTCTCCCCCTTTCAAAATTTCAGCTCTCGAAGACCATTAGATGATGTTTATCTGGTTGAACTGGTTAAAATTGACGTGTGCCAGCAGTAGGACTCTCTTGTTTGTTTGTCCCCATTAACTAATTTGAAACCATGTGGGTGGGTAGACAACAAAGAGCTAATTCCACAGCTTTCTTTTGATTTGATCGATTTGGCTGCCAGATTATGAGTGGCCACTTTCTCCAATGTCCTTGCACCTCATCGGATAACTTGTCAGTCTTGTTAGAACAGAAGCTTTTGGTCAACCGATGTACATATCATTGCTGTTTGTATTTTTTAAAGCGGCTGACAATCAATGATATACTTACGTGGTGATGGTGAtttttaccacttgtaaaacaaaggtttaaaccatagaaaattcttgcaagagaacaagtgttgTAGTATAGAATGACTCAAGCAAGGTCAATCTCCTCATGAACTGGTATAA is a window from the Malus domestica chromosome 16, GDT2T_hap1 genome containing:
- the LOC139192715 gene encoding protein DETOXIFICATION 29-like; translation: MILGRWWCLCMPTTSRMAIVQEDDPVVVHAGDIPPIVSFRGFSRQFYKETKKLWYLAGPAIFTSLSQYSIGAITQIFAGHVGTLELATVSVENSVIAGFSFGFMYGMGSALETLCGQAFGAGQLDMLGIYMQRSWVILNATAVLLSFLYIFAEQLLKMIGQPDDISKAAGQFAIWMIPQLFAYAMNFPLAKFLQSQSKIMVMAAISAVALVLHTLFSWLLTLKLGWGLVGAAVVLNTSWWFIVLAQLVYIFSGTCGRAWAGFSWKAFHNLWDFVKLSMASGIMLCLECWYFMALVLFAGYLKNARVSVDGMSICLNIFGWTFMAALGMTTAISVRVSNELGAAHPRTAKFSLVVAVVTSFFIGVALSLALIITRDIYPSLFSSDLAVKALVKHLTPLLATCIVINSIQPVLSGVAIGAGWQAVVGYVNIVCYYVFGVPLGLIMGYKLHGGVKGIWTGMLLGTVLQTCILFSMICKTSWNKEASIAEDRIRKWGGQIESKENRGGYTDSQNNNGGHKDLEKNGDHTDSKGNGIEN